The Lineus longissimus chromosome 8, tnLinLong1.2, whole genome shotgun sequence region AGAAcgaattaaaatgttatcatgATGGTTTCCCTACACCGAATCAATAGTATAATCGAATATCTAAAACGTATTTATAGTGTATAGAAGTCCGTGATAGTATATACAACAATTTACCAGGTGGGTATCTCTACCATCGGAGGACAAGCATAATATACATACAAAGCAATACTGCGGCGAAACGGGGCGATTCGAGTCAAGATACGCGTTTTGTCCGGTGGGTATGTTCATGAAGAACATTCAACACTAGCTCATGCCCCGCAAGACCGCCATCTACGCTTGGAAGACCACGGAATAAAAACTTGCATAAATCCGTGGGTTATTTGGTCTCGAAATATGAACTGTCCCTATCGTCGGCACATACAATTAAGGACTGTCGCCGGGGTTGGGTAACACATTGAGGACTTCATGACTGAATTTAATTCGTTCATATTTTGTCTTACAGGTGGGTTACAGGGAGATCATCATTTGAGTAACTGGAGACGCTTGCATTTATATCATCATTGCCCGCCACAGActtgaaaatgtcatcaaaatcaaaatcattgtcttTGGTTTCGAAATTGCCGGTCACGGACAACCTGACAGACCCGTTCAACTTCTCCGGGACCGGCGGTGGAGACTCCACATCTTTCTTCGCGGCTCTGTCTAGCTCCTCTTCGATGATATCGTTCATGCGTTTGGCACTGTCAACATTGTCGTAGATGGGGTCTGTGTCCTTCTCTTCTTCCTCATACAGGTCACTGAGTGGTCGATGCTTCACTGATTCACCGAACTGCGTGATTTCATGAGGCGTCAGCTCCAAGGATGTCTCTCCTTTGGGTGCCTCGAAACCGCCATTCACCATCCCTTTCATCATACTTTCTAACCTTGGCGACTCAACCTGGGAGATTGTGCGGCCCGTGTTGATGGAAGTACGCCTCGAGGTTGACTGCGTGTACGCCTCATTCAACAAGTTCGCGTAGAACTTATCTTTGGTGATCGACTTGGAGACCTTCTTGTTCCTCTCAGAGAGTTTCTTGTAGAATTCACAGAAGACGTAAATCAGGACGAGCAACCCCACGTACGAGAACCATAGGATCCATATGATTTGGTGGGGAACAGCCAGCAGGAGGCCAAGCGAGATGGTCACCAGTCCACCGATGAGGCTGATGCGGCCTGTGTATTTATGGAATCCGTCCCACATAGATCGTCTGGTACTTTTGACTTCACCTGGTCTCGGATCTCGTGGTCGTCTGAAAAGAAAGGAGCAGAACTACTCATAAGAATCGGACCGAGACAAAATTTCGAGACATGATCGACGTTAAAAAATTATTGACGTTAAATAGCAGCTTTGCATTCTTAACGAAGCTTTCTTATCAAAAGCTGCAGTCAAAAATGGAATGAGGTATTCGCTGACTTTCATCAAGAGGGTTCACCAAAGTTCTATCGGCATTATCCCACAAGTGCCAGAAATCCCATACTTCAAACCGTATAGTCTCACATGAATTCCGATGCATACCTTTGGTTTTTGCGGTGCCATGTCACCGGAGATTACCTTCTCTTCCTTTGGTCGTCATTTAATAATTTCGTGTACATCGCAATATCCCAATTGCAATAGAATATCACTTACATTATTACTCCAATTGGTTGCATGATGCCCAGGATCATGACAATGATACCCAGCATCCCGTGCACGAATTGCAGATGTTCTCCCTGGACGGAGAAAAAGGCCACAACGACACCAGCAACGGTGCAGACGAGACCCGTCACCTGCAAGAAGGTTAAAATGGAACATAGGGTAACACAAAAATGTCACTTATCACAACAAAAAACAGCACTCCGTTTCTTatacaagatggccgccacaacagccattttggatccacaaacatggccgccacatCAGCCATCTTGCTGTTACCATTCAGTTACGATCTCGCCTGAAGCATGGATTTTGAGAAAAAGTTTTAGGCTGAAATTGATGTTATTCTGTAGAGTTCCTGTTCTTGATAAAAACCAAGACTAGTATGTTGGAAGGAAGAAGTCGAATCCTACCTGACAAAACTTGTGAAGATGATACCAAAGCGGCGCCTTTTCCCTAAGATACCGAGCAAACAGGGCTCCGATCTGGAGGAAGAATCCCCAACCAAGTGTCATCAGAATCCCATGGAGGAGAATGAGGTTGACGAACGACTTCCCGTAAGTCCTGCAGTCCGAGGAGATTTCTGCTTTGTCTGCGAAGGCAGCGTCTCCTCGAAGGAGCCAGAGGCCGTCTAAAATGATGCCACTGAAAGAGAGACGGTTTTTTATGATCAGTACTtaattcaaacattcaaaaCTGGCCCTCTGTATGCATCAAATTACGGGCAAGTTATCTAAACAATATACCAGGTTGGTGAATTACGTCGCTTTGATTTATAACACAGAGTTAGTTTGAATTCCTTATATTTGCAACCGCGCTATATAACACGATAAAAAGATTCACCATGCCAATGCTTACCTTGAAACTGTAGCGCCACCAAACATATAAATACCCTCAGCACCGGTGGCCATAGCAACAGACATCCTTTTCGACGGTATCTTTGAGCCCTGGCAAGAAAAATGACAGAAAAAAATTCAGATGTGATGAGAGAATTCATTTCAAGGCAGGAATAAATTGGAAGAACTTCTCAAATTATTTCTAGCAAACGAATACGAGACGGCGAAATGGAGTCCAAAACTGGAGGGTATAAATACAAAAAAGGTCGCTGTCGTCTTTTCTTCCATTTGTGATAAGGATTTGTAAAGGGCCAGAGATCCTTTTTCCGAACAAACAGCTACTACATATTGTCTTAGTTGACATTCAAAATAAAGATCAAGCGCTCACTGTTGCTTTCCTCAGTGTCCACAGTTTCGTGTCAGGATTGAAGATTGCCACTTCATCGTCTGGCGATGGTATCGTCTGAAAACAAATCGGTTAAAGAATTGTTTAAGAAAATGTAAACGCCTCAGGTGAATACTATTTGAGAGAAAAACTTCTAGTGTCTCCTTAAGAAGCTATGTAACTCTCGGTTTGAGCGCTTTTTTGACGCTTCTTCGCCACAACCAAGCAGTGTTATCTGGGTACATATGATTTTCTCAATGTCTAACATGGCTATCGGTATAACTCTTCGACAGAAAGATCTAAATTGCATATTCTCCTTGCTATAAGTGAGCACCATTAGAAATAATTCGGTGTAATTTGGTAATCATGTACAACGTTCATCCGGGGCTGGGTACTATACTTACAGCAAGAACCTGTTTGCCCTGCTCGTCGCCGCCATAGACAATCACTCGTCTCTTGCCCTGGACGTAGGGAAGCATGGCCATAGAGGAATACACCCTGTCGAAAAAGATCAATGTAAAAACAGTAAAAATCAAGATTCGTGAAAGATGACTGTGGTGATATATACCtttatgttatttatttatgGTACTACCCTATACATTAACTTTCTACAGTTTGAAACATCGAATACCGGATTCAGTCGTGCGCTCTTCCCCTCGCACACCTTACATATAAAAGCTCGGTTATGAATGACGAGTGTTCCACTAACGTTCAGGATGGTAAACAACGGTCATGTTGAATCTCGAGGGCCAATATCTAGTTGATCTAATAAGGCGGTTACTTTATAACCTTACCTTGGCGGAGCACAGTTTGGTAATTGTTCCCATGTTCTTCTTTTGCCGTCGAAAAGCCAGGAATCTCCACTTGGACAGGGACCGCCGGTTTTTCCACCGCTGCAAAAAGAAACCTCATAATACAATGTGATCTGCAACACTAACTGTTAGCGTCAACTTCTAATTTGGGCTTAACTGAAAGACATTGCCCTGGCTAATCCTTCTGCGAAACAGATCCCATATATGTCTGATTCCTACCTAAGGCAACCGCCAAAGATGAGTAATGTGTCTTCATCGACCATAGCTGCGCTGTGTTGGTCCCTGGCGTGAGGGTAGGCTGGTGAGTACGGATGGGTGTCGTCAAAATCTGAAGAAGGGAATATTATATGGATGGGAGTCTTGGCACAGTTTTGTGTACAGGGTAAATATTGAACTGTACTGTATGTATACGGCTTGGCACAATTATCAGCTGGCTAACAAGAAGGGAacctgtatggaaaaggaggcaGCCTTGCACTCTTACtagctcgggggggggggagcattGACTACAACCTGTGCATCATGGAACATGTCTTGCTACTCACCTCTGTACCACGAAGATTGCGTGACGTCGTAGGAGTAGACATCCGAATATTTCTGTGAGCCGGCTCCGAACGCAACGAAAAGAtgtgttttattttcaaatattccGCCAGCTGCTCCGCCCCTGACGGCTGGCTTCATAGCGTTGCCGTAGAGAGATAACCACATTTGATTGCTGAATGAGAGAGGAAGGAGATAGATAGGTTGAGTAATCGAACGCGTACGTCAAAGTGTACCTGAAATATGTGTCCGTATTTAGTATCAGAGTGCTTGCTATTGTCACAACGTTTATGAATGATACTGGCAAGCAGTATTGTATCGCCATTTCGGACCAATTGGTAATTAGATATGCTAATGGGAAGTAACTTTAAACTTACCTTAGATATGATGGCATATCTCTCGCTGGTAGCTCTCTCCAGTAATCATTtctgaaaatcaaaatgttctttAAAACAGGTTTGCGCACAGCAGGGTTTGCGGTCTTTTTGGTAGACGTAAATCAGTTGAGATAAGAAAAGGAACTTGACACCAGGCAGATTTCGCAATCCCTACGAATGACCGACAATACGAAACTGCATCTCGAATATCATtgtattgtttttcttttgcATCCCTCACACTTACGCTAGATCTAAACGCCAGATGTCGCTGAAGTACGTGCCATCGGCGCCCACCCCCATCACCACGTAAAAACTGTCACCAGAAATACCATACACGAAACTGTGTCTGGCTGCGGGAGATCTGAACAGGATGAATTTTGTACTCCATCGATCTGAAATGATATCAGCATTGGTGAATTACTGGATATGCGCCCTTTAAAGACAAAATACATTCACGGGGGTGCAATTTCTGTCCGGTACTGTATTACAACAAAACGTGTGGTGATTGTAGTTGGAAAATTAATTTAATGAAAGGGCTAAGAGATTTAGAAAATCCCAGCAAATGTTATAATCCATGTTAAATTCAATGATCCTGAGATTTGAAGGCAGGCACAGTCGATTGAGAATTTCTTCTTTCTATTGACTAGTTAAACACTGATTATAGCGGGTACACATTCCTACGAAATGTTAAGCCAAACAAGGTCCTTAGTGGGAAGGCCTATAGTCTTGCTATGCATTGCAGAGGGGCTACTTGCTATGCGTTGCAGAGGGGCTAatgtttgtttttattcaagCTTTCCTTTAAATTGTTCCATATTTTGTGGGAAACTTACACACGAAAATGGGGTTTTTCCCGCAACTTCTCCACCATAAATCAGCATGCCTATAGTTGCCCCTTTAAGTTAAAGAATCAACTTACTCGTGTTTAAGTTAAAGAACCACAGATCGTTTAAGAGTTCATCTCCTCTCCGCCCTCCGAACAAAATCAGTTGGTTCCTCTTTCGGTCGAACGCCAAGCCCGCGTCCCTCCTGCCTTCAGGTCGGGTTGCTCCCAATATCGTTATCTTCTCCCACACCAACTGAGCTGAGGTCTGCTTTACAATGATTGAGACGGCGATCAGGATGGGCAGGATGCTCTTCGGAGTCATTTTGTGTCTGGAAAGAAATGACTCGGTATTGTTTGGAAAAGGCCCAACCAAGGACTTAGAGGACAAATTCTTAATTTGTGAGCTAGTTCAACATTCAGGAGATCAGTTGTCCCATATTTACACGTACATTTCGACATTCCTTGATCAGATCGGAAGACGTGTTGTACACATGTggttgattgtgactttgtccttcgAACATGCAATATCTCAGTGCATGTAGAGATGTAACATGATGTTCCCCGAGTCAGCTAACGAGAGTGCAACAAGGCCACCTCCTTTTCCAGAGAGGTACCCATTTATGGACACCGAACGATAGCGTAAAACCGTCctttttccatacatgttcccttcctgTTGGTCAACGAACGAAAGCGCATATGCAAGCATGGTCCCATCCTTTTCCATACAGGTTCCGTTCAAACGCACCTGACTGCAAATGACTGCATCTCTACTTGAAATAATTAACTTTctgactttttaaaaatcttagTCGGGTTCGTGATTTTGAACCTGAACTCGCAAAGATAAAGTGATATGTAGGATGGTTACCCTCCTATCCATACCCTCGCTCGTCAATCTTCGTTCGTATGGCATGGCCGATTacgaaacctccctatttttCGAATGATGGCCCTATGATTAACCTTAACGATTTATCATTTACTTACAAAGGACCTCTTACCTTTTTTTCGAAATTGATCAAAACAAGTAAAGAGTATTCCTCAAAGCGATATATATTCCGAAATCCGTATGCAACGTCCGACCATCTGCGTCAAGGCGTTACATGTCCAATATCCTGAGTGTATTGGGCGTAACGAAATCAGCCATGGACATTCTAAAAGCCACCTTTAGAACTGGTATTGAAAACCAACGCATTACGTAATGTTAGGGTAGGCTATAGAAGGGATTTCTATAATGAGCTTATTATCATTGAATTGTATTGGCTTAGCATTTTTTTCTGTGCTCTGCGGGGTATGCCCATTATTGCAACATTTCAGTCTGTTAAGCCAACAATCTCAGCAACCGAACATGATAGACAAAGCGCATTTTGAGTTTTTGTCGAAAATCGTAAATGTTTTTATTAGAACACCCTGTATTTTAAACAAAAGAGCAATCAAGTTGTGGAGGCTTTTCTTAAAACTTTTTTCATTGGTTCAGAGATATAGCTTTCGACGAATCATGAGCCTTCTTTCATAATGTTTTGGTAAACGCCCCAATTTCACTTCCGGTAAATTTTGTGAAAATCTCACTATTTTTGTCTCGTTTAGACGCGTTTATTTGACAAATCAGAAGAAAAATGGAGGATTTCATGTGGTTAGTTAAGAATGCGGATCTcaaacaactgaaaaaaataGTTGAAGAGGTAATATATCGCCTACTATATGCCAATTCGGCCTTTTCAATATTGCAGGAAACTCGCAAAAATCTCGGTGTGGAAGAAAAGGTAACCCCTGGAGAAGAAAGTATCGCCCTGCTTTTGAGATATTTTTGGCAAGGGATGCCCTGTCAGTGTAAGGCATATTTATCATGTCGCATGACATGATTATGTTACTGTGGCACAGTCAACCACTTTCCAATGTAAGGCCTCTAATTTCGCCAAGGACAAGGACAGTCAAGCCCAAGGATCACTTGATCATTTATTTTAGGTTTAATAGGAATAAAGTATAAGGTATAACTCAACTCAACTGCACCAAATTACTCTTACATGTACAGGTTATATGAACTTAATAATATTGTAGATTTTTTCCCCTGACAGGGTAATTTGGATGTGAACAAGGAACAGCTTGGAGGGCGCAAGGCCTTGCATTTTGCTGCGGACTATGGtcatgatgatatcatcaagtACTTGTTATCAAAGGGTGCCGATATCAATGTGAGGACATGTCTTTTCCTATCTTCGATTCTCATCACACTCACAGTACCACATTTATacataaaaaaacacttttgggACTTGGGCAGATTAAGTGATTGTGAGGCTTTAACTATATGTATTTTAGTGCGTACATAAGTTTCTTTCAAGATATTTCAAGTATGCATTATGTCTTGGTGTGagaaaattgaaataccagtACCGACCCTCACAGTATTTGACTAATAGTGCTTCAGCTATTGTTAAGTATCTTTGAGTAATTTTCTGTTTACAAATAATGTTGCTACATGTTTATTTGCAGGAGGAAGACAAATTTGGGATCACACCACTATTATGCGCCATCTTTGAGGGACACATAGACACAGTGAAATTACTTCTATCTAACGTAAGTCAAACATCTTATTGCCTTGTTGCCAGTAGGGCAATTACCTCATGTGAGGTTGTCCAATGCAGTTTGACAGTTGCCGTGCAAATATTATATCAAAACTGTAGAACTGTAGGGGACCCAGAAGACATTGATGACATCTAAAATTCCATGGTGTAAAAAATTTTATCATAATATTCCTTTCTAACCTTGTGAAATTAAGTCATAAATTGATTCACCATTTTCTCCTTGCAGGGTGCTAGTAAAGATGGGCGGGCACCGGATGGTCAGACATACATTGCTTGTGCGGACACAGCAGAAATGAAGAAGGCATTGTCATAGAAACTGTAATGTGAACCAAAACCATAGGATATGCCAGCCTCACTTTGGTCTTGTAATCTCACTGTCATTGAGGTCTTTCACCATTGACGTTGCCTGTCTCAAATTTATGTTGTTCGTTGCAAGTGAATTCGCCAATGAGGTGGGGAATGTTTTTATGAAAATAGTTGTCCAGCCAATTGAGAAATTGTGGGACTATAATCATAAGACAAAATAAGACTGAGACAGTTTTTCAAGTAGGTGGGTTATTAATCTGCTAACATAAGTTTTTCtaattattttttgaatataccatttcatttatttgtaagattttttcaaattcagtgtGGTCAGTCTTTGGTGGGTAATTTTTTACAAAGCAACACACCTATAGAATCATAATGGACAGAGTCAGCACTGTGGATGTTTCAATGGGATGGAAAGTTTACTTGGAAGATAAGGGGTTTGGGTAATTTAATATCTCATGGCCTACATTCTATCATTGGCCAGGAACAATGTTTTTGCTTTGAAATTTGATTACCATGTTTAAATTACTCCTCGATGTGAGCTGTCGAGCAGATCTACCAGCGTAATAGTTTGgtatgtaataataataataataataattgttaTAGAAAGTAGTCGGATCATGAATTAGATCAAGTGTTTCAGCTGGATAAAGTAGGTTACTCAAGTTCCGTTCCTTTGTAATTTTGCTTTCAAGTTCCTGGAAAATTTTCTTGTTATACATGTCATCAGCTGAAACACAGTGAAAGCCTGCCTTTCTAAGTGTGATATTCAAACTGGAACATGCTTCATAACCTTACAGAGTTTTATATTTACCCTTAATATTTGGGACCTATATCATGATTATATCATGTCATATTATCATGTCATATAATCATCTTCCTTCAGTCGATTAGTGAACATGTTGCATCAAATCGCCAGTATAACCCAGTGTGATTTATGAAGTTGATGATCAGAACTGTGGGGAATTTTGAAATTCTTTctactttacatgtatttcataaaaACAAGTAGACTTCATTTTCTCCATCAAATCTTTGCAATATTCCTTATCGTCAATCAACCAGAGGTTTGGCCTCAGATACACAATATTTGCAAATGGCTAGAAGGGGAAATGCCATTGGCAATTACCTTGAAACTTGGTAATTAGCTTTTGATTTGCTCATGGCCTCGTTAATAGATCCTGATAAGTTAACACTTTAAAGTGCTGAGGTGTAGCAATACTTAGTCAAAAAGATGAATTCAGAACCGTTGTAATGTGATTGTGCTCCAAAACATAGTAGGTTGATACTGGTATCTACAATTCTGTTAGTTGCACTCAAATACTGCTTGCTTTGGTGTCAAAGTCCTCCCTGTAGTTTCTGTGGTAAATCTCATCATGACATCACATATTTTGTTCCTGGGCTTGGATTGGCCAAGTCTTTTAAAAAGACGGTTGAGTTTTGGTAAGCAGGTATCATGGAAGTGTGCCGTTACCTTTTGCATAGATGTTAAAAGTTTTTCTGGAAGCCATTTGTGACCCTGTTAAGTTgcttggagtctttctgatgTCTGTGTTCAAAGACTTTTTCAAGCCATTCATTTTGGTATTCATTGTGTATAATGTGTTTGGTCCACAGTAATTTATTTTCTAGGTCtatatttaaaaaacaaaagtaTTAAGTATTAGTATAAAAGTTTGCCAAGGGTATGGTGCACTAAAAATAGTCCATTGGTATTGCCGGCGCCTATTTCAAGTATTCTGGAAATCAGAAACGCATAGTTATACTTTTGAAGCTGATTTTGATTGTTCTCAAATATTTGCTTGATATCACAataaaaccttgcagaaaacAGCCGTTGTCTGGTTTTCAGCTTGCTTAAAAGTTGAAGTTTTTTTGTGTGACATTATTTATTCTAGTTTGAGTCATATCCTTGGATAAGTACAAGTACATGACAACATGTATAATATTAATAAGTCTGTATCATGTTACATTTGAAAAGTAATACCATTGATTTGAGGATTTCTAGCAGAAATTCTGTATAAGTCTAGGGCAAATAATGATTGTCTTTGGGGGGACACCTGATTTAGGGAAACACTTGATTATGAGAACACTTGATATTGTTATTCTTTAAGCTGGCTTATGCACCTGTATTTATAGATGGCAGTTGTGTAAACAGTCAATTAAAGTGAGCTCTACAGATGTGCTAAAGTGTAATGTAATGCTGGGTTGTTTTGTAATAAGTGTTATTAGTAGGTTT contains the following coding sequences:
- the LOC135492529 gene encoding uncharacterized protein LOC135492529, whose amino-acid sequence is MTPKSILPILIAVSIIVKQTSAQLVWEKITILGATRPEGRRDAGLAFDRKRNQLILFGGRRGDELLNDLWFFNLNTNRWSTKFILFRSPAARHSFVYGISGDSFYVVMGVGADGTYFSDIWRLDLANDYWRELPARDMPSYLSNQMWLSLYGNAMKPAVRGGAAGGIFENKTHLFVAFGAGSQKYSDVYSYDVTQSSWYRDFDDTHPYSPAYPHARDQHSAAMVDEDTLLIFGGCLSGGKTGGPCPSGDSWLFDGKRRTWEQLPNCAPPRVYSSMAMLPYVQGKRRVIVYGGDEQGKQVLATIPSPDDEVAIFNPDTKLWTLRKATGSKIPSKRMSVAMATGAEGIYMFGGATVSSGIILDGLWLLRGDAAFADKAEISSDCRTYGKSFVNLILLHGILMTLGWGFFLQIGALFARYLREKAPLWYHLHKFCQVTGLVCTVAGVVVAFFSVQGEHLQFVHGMLGIIVMILGIMQPIGVIIRPRDPRPGEVKSTRRSMWDGFHKYTGRISLIGGLVTISLGLLLAVPHQIIWILWFSYVGLLVLIYVFCEFYKKLSERNKKVSKSITKDKFYANLLNEAYTQSTSRRTSINTGRTISQVESPRLESMMKGMVNGGFEAPKGETSLELTPHEITQFGESVKHRPLSDLYEEEEKDTDPIYDNVDSAKRMNDIIEEELDRAAKKDVESPPPVPEKLNGSVRLSVTGNFETKDNDFDFDDIFKSVAGNDDINASVSSYSNDDLPVTHL
- the LOC135492625 gene encoding myotrophin-like, yielding MEDFMWLVKNADLKQLKKIVEEGNLDVNKEQLGGRKALHFAADYGHDDIIKYLLSKGADINEEDKFGITPLLCAIFEGHIDTVKLLLSNGASKDGRAPDGQTYIACADTAEMKKALS